A window from Balearica regulorum gibbericeps isolate bBalReg1 chromosome 1, bBalReg1.pri, whole genome shotgun sequence encodes these proteins:
- the TIGAR gene encoding fructose-2,6-bisphosphatase TIGAR isoform X1: protein MVRFGLTVVRHGETRYNKDKILQGQGVDEPLSATGFRQADAAGLFLSNVKFTHVFSSDLLRAKQTAATILGKNKFCKDLEIKYDARLRERKYGVAEGRPLTDLKAMAKAAGEQCPSFTPSGGETLDEVRERARDFFEFLCQLAVELEQKEQDMHGAASRSSGTPEEQLVFPWTNHCSEAELSSDNSGASKILDANILVVSHGAYMRNWIGYFVSDLNCTLPTNLTKSQLSSVSPNTGVSHFIIKLENGNLLKPEITCVCLNQDSHLVDVGAECVASKVF, encoded by the exons TGGAGAAACAAGATACAACAAAGACAAGATCCTGCAAG gtCAAGGAGTGGATGAGCCGCTTTCTGCAACTGGTTTCAGACAAGCAGATGCTGCTGGTTTATTTCTCAGTAATGTGAAGTTTACTCATGTCTTTTCAAGTGACCTCCTTCGAGCAAAGCAG ACTGCTGCCACAAttctaggaaaaaataagttttgcaAAGATTTGGAAATCAAGTACGATGCAAGACTTCGAGAGAGA AAGTATGGTGTTGCAGAAGGAAGGCCTTTGACCGACCTCAAGGCTATGGCAAAGGCTGCTGGCGAGCAGTGTCCTTCATTCACGCCTTCTGGAGGAGAAACACTGGATGAA GTAAGAGAACGTGCAAGGGATTTTTTTGAATTTCTGTGTCAGCTAGCTGTTGAATTGGAACAGAAAGAACAAGACATGCATGGTGCAGCAAGCAGAAGCTCAGGAACACCTGAAGAACAGTTAGTTTTCCCTTGGACAAACCACTGCAGTGAAGCAGAACTGAGCTCTGATAACAGTGGAGCTTCTAAAATATTAGATGCCAATATATTAGTGGTGAGTCATGGAGCCTACATGAGGAACTGGATTggttattttgtttcagatctCAACTGTACTTTACCAACAAATTTAACAAAGTCTCAGTTGTCTTCTGTCAGTCCCAATACAGGAGTTAGTCACTTCATTATAAaacttgaaaatggaaatttgttAAAACCTGAAATCACATGTGTTTGTCTCAATCAAGACTCTCACTTAGTGGATGTGGGAGCTGAATGTGTAGCCTCAAAAGTGTTTTAA
- the TIGAR gene encoding fructose-2,6-bisphosphatase TIGAR isoform X2, with product MVRFGLTVVRHGETRYNKDKILQGQGVDEPLSATGFRQADAAGLFLSNVKFTHVFSSDLLRAKQKYGVAEGRPLTDLKAMAKAAGEQCPSFTPSGGETLDEVRERARDFFEFLCQLAVELEQKEQDMHGAASRSSGTPEEQLVFPWTNHCSEAELSSDNSGASKILDANILVVSHGAYMRNWIGYFVSDLNCTLPTNLTKSQLSSVSPNTGVSHFIIKLENGNLLKPEITCVCLNQDSHLVDVGAECVASKVF from the exons TGGAGAAACAAGATACAACAAAGACAAGATCCTGCAAG gtCAAGGAGTGGATGAGCCGCTTTCTGCAACTGGTTTCAGACAAGCAGATGCTGCTGGTTTATTTCTCAGTAATGTGAAGTTTACTCATGTCTTTTCAAGTGACCTCCTTCGAGCAAAGCAG AAGTATGGTGTTGCAGAAGGAAGGCCTTTGACCGACCTCAAGGCTATGGCAAAGGCTGCTGGCGAGCAGTGTCCTTCATTCACGCCTTCTGGAGGAGAAACACTGGATGAA GTAAGAGAACGTGCAAGGGATTTTTTTGAATTTCTGTGTCAGCTAGCTGTTGAATTGGAACAGAAAGAACAAGACATGCATGGTGCAGCAAGCAGAAGCTCAGGAACACCTGAAGAACAGTTAGTTTTCCCTTGGACAAACCACTGCAGTGAAGCAGAACTGAGCTCTGATAACAGTGGAGCTTCTAAAATATTAGATGCCAATATATTAGTGGTGAGTCATGGAGCCTACATGAGGAACTGGATTggttattttgtttcagatctCAACTGTACTTTACCAACAAATTTAACAAAGTCTCAGTTGTCTTCTGTCAGTCCCAATACAGGAGTTAGTCACTTCATTATAAaacttgaaaatggaaatttgttAAAACCTGAAATCACATGTGTTTGTCTCAATCAAGACTCTCACTTAGTGGATGTGGGAGCTGAATGTGTAGCCTCAAAAGTGTTTTAA
- the FGF23 gene encoding fibroblast growth factor 23: protein MPPSSPYSCLAYLLLLLLLLGSLKATLAFPNSSPLLSPSWGNGDRLIHLYTDTERNSFHLQINADGYVDGVPHQTTYSALMIKSEGAGSVIITGVKSGRYLCMDMKGNIFGSHYFSQEDCVFNHRTLENGYDVYQSPKHNFLVSLGRVKQAFFPGMNPPPYSQFLSRRNEIPLFRFNTPEPHRNTRSADIDPMDPHQILVPQRKISVFGSQLQQQADFSHMPREPVRINQNDVVNPDDPHAMMDARRYASPRFYITR from the exons ATGCCACCCAGCAGTCCCTACAGCTGCCTGGCgtacctgctgctgctgctgctgctgctcggtAGCCTGAAGGCGACCCTCGCCTTTCCCAACTCCTCTCCGCTGCTGAGTCCCAGCTGGGGGAATGGGGATCGCCTGATACACCTCTACACAGATACAGAGAGGAACAGCTTCCATCTCCAAATCAATGCTGATGGCTACGTTGATGGTGTTCCTCACCAAACCACTTACA GTGCCCTAATGATCAAGTCTGAGGGTGCTGGCTCAGTGATAATCACAGGTGTGAAGAGTGGACGCTACCTATGCATGGAcatgaaaggaaacatttttggtTCG catTACTTCAGTCAAGAGGACTGCGTGTTCAACCACAGGACGCTGGAAAATGGATATGATGTGTACCAATCTCCCAAGCACAACTTCCTGGTTAGCTTAGGCAGAGTTAAACAAGCTTTCTTCCCTGGCATGAATCCACCACCATACTCCCAGTTTTTGTCCAGGAGAAACGAAATCCCTTTGTTTCGATTCAACACACCTGAGCCCCACAGAAATACTAGAAGTGCAGATATCGATCCAATGGATCCTCACCAGATCCTGGTCCCACAGAGAAAGATCTCCGTGTTTGGATCTCAGTTGCAGCAGCAAGCGGACTTTTCCCACATGCCCAGAGAACCCGTGAGAATCAACCAGAATGACGTGGTTAACCCAGATGACCCACACGCCATGATGGATGCCAGGAGGTATGCAAGTCCTCGCTTTTATATTACAAGATAA
- the TIGAR gene encoding fructose-2,6-bisphosphatase TIGAR isoform X3, which translates to MVRFGLTVVRHGETRYNKDKILQGQGVDEPLSATGFRQADAAGLFLSNVKFTHVFSSDLLRAKQTAATILGKNKFCKDLEIKYDARLRERKYGVAEGRPLTDLKAMAKAAGEQCPSFTPSGGETLDEVW; encoded by the exons TGGAGAAACAAGATACAACAAAGACAAGATCCTGCAAG gtCAAGGAGTGGATGAGCCGCTTTCTGCAACTGGTTTCAGACAAGCAGATGCTGCTGGTTTATTTCTCAGTAATGTGAAGTTTACTCATGTCTTTTCAAGTGACCTCCTTCGAGCAAAGCAG ACTGCTGCCACAAttctaggaaaaaataagttttgcaAAGATTTGGAAATCAAGTACGATGCAAGACTTCGAGAGAGA AAGTATGGTGTTGCAGAAGGAAGGCCTTTGACCGACCTCAAGGCTATGGCAAAGGCTGCTGGCGAGCAGTGTCCTTCATTCACGCCTTCTGGAGGAGAAACACTGGATGAAgtatg GTAA